A part of Antechinus flavipes isolate AdamAnt ecotype Samford, QLD, Australia chromosome 6, AdamAnt_v2, whole genome shotgun sequence genomic DNA contains:
- the TMEM239 gene encoding transmembrane protein 239 has translation MQRSRTEGATDEAGAGEGLRNEWPNWALWRAWEHWWEGPGGARRRWSTWYSGSCWWVPLQRALWLLESGLYLLLSLGLCHALFTTGCHLLRSLWPVVAAMWKHLLPALLLMALSALPALLFAASFLLLLSTLLSLLGLLTGMSRPGPVISLNASLDPGSRSM, from the coding sequence ATGCAGCGGTCCAGGACTGAGGGGGCAACGGACGAAGCGGGGGCGGGAGAAGGCCTGAGAAATGAGTGGCCGAACTGGGCTCTGTGGAGAGCCTGGGAGCACTGGTGGGAGGGCCCAGGTGGAGCTCGGCGGCGCTGGTCTACCTGGTACTCCGGCTCCTGCTGGTGGGTGCCCCTGCAGCGGGCCCTGTGGCTGCTTGAGTCGGGCCTGTACCTGCTGCTGTCCCTGGGCCTGTGCCATGCTCTCTTCACCACGGGGTGCCACCTGCTGCGCTCGCTCTGGCCGGTGGTGGCCGCGATGTGGAAGCATCTCCTCCCCGCCCTGCTGCTTATGGCCTTGAGCGCGCTGCCGGCCCTGCTTTTTGCGGCTTCCTTCCTTCTGCTGCTCTCCACCCTCCTCAGCCTGCTGGGGCTACTGACCGGCATGTCCCGGCCTGGACCTGTCATCAGCCTCAATGCCAGCCTCGACCCTGGCTCCAGGTCCATGTAA